Proteins from a single region of Gordonia hongkongensis:
- the narH gene encoding nitrate reductase subunit beta: MRVMAQVGMVMNLDKCIGCHTCSVTCKQAWTNRSGTEYVWFNNVETRPGQGYPRRYDDQETWQGGWVLNRNGRLRLRAGGRVRKLLTLFASPVQPTIEDYYEPWTYDYQTLIDAPLGDDFPVARPKSLLTGKDTKVTWSANWDDNLGGAPELAERDPIVEKLRRDSEDAVKFGFEQTFMFYLPRICEHCLNPSCMASCPSGAIYKRSEDGIVLVDQDRCRGWRQCITGCPYKKIYFNHKSGKAEKCTLCYPRIEVGQPTVCSETCVGRLRYLGIFLYDADAVTAAASVPDDRDLYEAQLDLMLDPEDPAVIAAARRDGIPDDWLEAARRSPVYALAKKYRVALPLHPEYRTMPMVWYVPPLSPIVDLLAEQGHDAEGAGTLFGAIEALRIPVEYLAELFTAGDTVVIDTVLRRLAAMRSYMRDVTLGREPDAGIPAAVGMTEEAVYEMYRLMAIAKYEERYVIPTAHLEQAEKLDEMGCSLDYDDGPGMFDSSPFGEASGRPAPVSVETFHALRQRQTTDTAAGEHTMAGRTNLLNWDGNGAPPGLFPERVPGSTPDEEAR, from the coding sequence ATGCGGGTCATGGCCCAGGTCGGGATGGTGATGAACCTCGACAAGTGCATCGGGTGCCACACCTGCTCGGTGACCTGCAAGCAGGCGTGGACCAATCGGTCCGGCACCGAGTACGTGTGGTTCAACAACGTCGAAACCCGTCCCGGACAGGGGTATCCGCGACGGTACGACGACCAGGAGACCTGGCAGGGCGGCTGGGTCCTCAACCGCAACGGCAGGCTGCGCCTGCGCGCCGGCGGCCGCGTGCGGAAGCTGTTGACCCTGTTCGCGAGTCCGGTCCAGCCGACCATCGAGGACTATTACGAACCCTGGACCTACGACTACCAGACCCTCATCGACGCCCCGCTCGGCGACGATTTCCCGGTCGCCCGTCCCAAGTCCCTGCTCACCGGCAAGGACACCAAGGTCACCTGGTCGGCGAACTGGGACGACAACCTCGGCGGTGCACCGGAACTCGCCGAGCGCGACCCCATCGTCGAGAAGCTCCGGCGCGATTCCGAAGACGCGGTGAAGTTCGGCTTCGAGCAGACCTTCATGTTCTATCTGCCGCGGATCTGCGAACACTGCCTCAATCCGTCATGCATGGCATCGTGCCCCTCCGGTGCGATCTACAAACGCAGCGAGGACGGCATCGTGCTCGTCGACCAGGACCGCTGCCGCGGCTGGCGGCAGTGCATCACGGGCTGCCCGTACAAGAAGATCTATTTCAACCACAAGTCCGGCAAGGCCGAGAAGTGCACGCTGTGTTACCCGCGCATCGAGGTCGGGCAACCGACGGTGTGTTCCGAGACGTGCGTCGGCCGGCTTCGCTACCTGGGCATCTTCCTCTACGACGCCGACGCCGTGACTGCGGCCGCCTCGGTCCCCGATGATCGCGATCTGTATGAGGCGCAACTCGATCTGATGCTCGACCCCGAGGATCCGGCGGTGATCGCCGCCGCTCGACGCGACGGCATCCCGGACGACTGGCTCGAGGCCGCGCGCCGATCGCCGGTCTACGCGCTGGCGAAGAAGTACCGTGTCGCGCTCCCGCTGCACCCGGAATACCGCACGATGCCGATGGTCTGGTACGTCCCACCGCTGTCGCCGATCGTCGACCTGCTCGCCGAGCAGGGTCACGACGCCGAGGGCGCGGGAACACTGTTCGGCGCGATCGAGGCCCTTCGGATTCCGGTGGAGTACCTGGCCGAATTGTTCACCGCCGGTGACACGGTCGTCATCGACACGGTGCTGCGCCGCCTGGCCGCCATGCGCTCGTACATGCGCGACGTGACCCTGGGCCGTGAACCCGACGCCGGAATACCGGCCGCGGTGGGGATGACCGAGGAGGCGGTGTACGAGATGTACCGCCTGATGGCGATCGCGAAATATGAAGAGCGATACGTGATCCCCACGGCTCATCTCGAACAGGCCGAGAAACTGGACGAGATGGGATGTTCGCTCGACTACGACGACGGACCCGGCATGTTCGACTCGTCGCCGTTCGGCGAGGCCAGCGGTCGTCCCGCGCCGGTGTCGGTGGAGACGTTCCATGCGCTGCGTCAGCGTCAGACCACTGACACGGCGGCCGGCGAGCACACGATGGCGGGCCGGACCAACCTGCTCAATTGGGACGGCAACGGGGCCCCGCCGGGCCTGTTCCCCGAACGCGTACCCGGATCGACTCCCGACGAGGAAGCACGATGA
- the narJ gene encoding nitrate reductase molybdenum cofactor assembly chaperone produces the protein MRGPRLFARRSRATDEGTVIRLIASWCLSYPDDEVLGRVDLMRAALAEMDDAQTPHLLRQITDHLADGDPAALRREYIELFDLSKRHTLYLSYWSDGDTRRRGASLGEFKQAYRDSGFLVDLRGELPDHLPIVLEFSARADPGRGVELLEKHRAALELIRFALLDAESPYAGAVAAVCATLPSPSPPDRATAMAMCAPAPTETVGLEPFDPRLLPINPTRA, from the coding sequence ATGAGGGGACCACGGTTGTTCGCACGTCGCTCGCGGGCGACCGACGAGGGCACCGTCATACGGTTGATCGCGTCCTGGTGCCTGAGCTATCCCGACGACGAGGTCCTCGGCCGCGTCGATCTGATGCGGGCCGCCCTCGCCGAGATGGATGACGCACAGACCCCACATCTGCTGCGGCAGATCACCGACCACCTCGCCGACGGCGATCCGGCAGCGCTGCGCCGCGAGTACATCGAGCTCTTCGATCTCTCGAAACGGCACACGCTCTACCTGTCGTACTGGTCCGACGGCGACACCCGGCGTCGGGGCGCGTCGCTGGGCGAGTTCAAGCAGGCCTACCGCGACAGTGGATTTCTCGTGGACCTGCGCGGTGAATTGCCCGACCATCTGCCGATCGTTCTCGAGTTCAGCGCGCGGGCCGATCCGGGCCGCGGCGTCGAGCTGCTCGAGAAGCACCGTGCAGCACTGGAATTGATCCGGTTCGCCCTGCTCGACGCGGAGTCGCCGTACGCCGGGGCGGTGGCGGCGGTGTGCGCCACCCTGCCCAGTCCCTCCCCACCCGACCGGGCCACGGCCATGGCGATGTGTGCACCCGCACCGACGGAGACTGTGGGACTGGAACCCTTCGATCCCCGCCTGCTTCCGATCAACCCGACCCGCGCGTGA
- the narI gene encoding respiratory nitrate reductase subunit gamma, producing the protein MDIFLWGVVPYATLGLLIGGTIWRYRYDKFGWTTRSSELYESRLLRIASPLFHYGVLVVIIGHAIGLLIPESWTEAIGVSETLYHWGAGGFGILAAVATLVGVAMLVYRRRTVGPVFMATTRNDKAMYLVLVTALVAGTYITLIGTLDPHAPGVNYRETVSPWFRSLFVLQPDVTAMAAAPLRFHVHILIGMLLFAMVPFTRLVHIFTAPVHYLFRPYIVYRSRDRRVAPGNQPHRPGWAPVGVKDRDR; encoded by the coding sequence GTGGACATCTTCCTGTGGGGCGTGGTGCCCTACGCGACGCTCGGACTGCTCATCGGTGGAACCATCTGGCGCTATCGCTACGACAAGTTCGGGTGGACGACGCGGTCATCCGAGCTCTACGAGTCCCGCCTCCTGCGGATAGCGTCGCCGCTCTTCCACTACGGCGTGCTCGTGGTGATCATCGGCCACGCGATCGGATTGCTGATCCCGGAGTCGTGGACGGAGGCCATCGGCGTCTCGGAGACGCTGTACCACTGGGGTGCCGGGGGTTTCGGGATCCTGGCGGCAGTCGCCACCCTCGTCGGGGTCGCGATGCTGGTGTACCGCAGGCGGACCGTCGGCCCGGTGTTCATGGCCACCACGCGTAACGACAAGGCGATGTACCTGGTGCTGGTCACGGCGCTGGTGGCAGGCACCTACATCACGCTGATCGGCACGCTCGACCCGCACGCGCCCGGCGTGAACTACCGCGAGACCGTCTCGCCCTGGTTCCGTTCACTGTTCGTGTTGCAACCGGACGTCACGGCGATGGCGGCGGCGCCCTTGCGTTTCCACGTGCACATCCTGATCGGGATGCTCCTCTTCGCGATGGTCCCCTTCACCCGGCTGGTGCACATCTTCACCGCGCCGGTGCACTACCTCTTCCGTCCCTACATCGTGTACCGAAGCCGCGACCGACGTGTCGCGCCGGGTAACCAGCCCCATCGGCCGGGGTGGGCGCCCGTCGGAGTGAAGGACCGTGATCGATGA
- a CDS encoding nitrate/nitrite transporter: MSTDTTTPAISSHAQTTNLALATLAFTISFWAWNLIGPLGVVYTDQLDLSATQKSILVAIPILVGSLGRILTGALTDRFGGRLMFTVLLVATIPFVLLVAAAGHFDSYALLLVAGFFLGVGGTTFAVGIPFVNAWYDKSRRGFATGVFGAGMGGTALSAFFTPRFVSWFGYIATHIIIAVALAVVAVVCWLFMRDSPRWAASHDSVVPKLIGAAKLPITWQLGFLYAAAFGGFVAFSTYLPTYLKDVYDFDLQAAGTRTAGFAIAAVIARPVGGVLSDRFGPRIITVISCGGAAVLAVWMITKPPLEIPAGLDFVLMAVCMGLGSGSVFSWVAQAAPAERVGSVTGIVGALGGLGGFFPPMVMGATYDATTHSYTIGLVLLVVFATCAALFTVFGIRRTANT, encoded by the coding sequence ATGAGCACCGACACCACGACGCCCGCCATCAGCTCGCATGCGCAGACCACGAACCTCGCTCTCGCGACACTCGCGTTCACGATCAGCTTCTGGGCCTGGAACCTCATCGGTCCGCTCGGGGTCGTCTACACCGACCAACTCGACCTGAGCGCCACCCAGAAGTCGATCCTCGTCGCCATCCCGATCCTGGTCGGCTCGCTCGGGCGAATCCTGACCGGCGCACTGACCGACCGCTTCGGCGGCCGCCTCATGTTCACCGTTCTGCTGGTCGCCACCATTCCGTTCGTCCTGCTGGTCGCCGCCGCCGGACATTTCGACAGCTACGCGTTGCTGCTCGTCGCCGGCTTCTTCCTCGGCGTCGGCGGGACGACGTTCGCCGTGGGCATCCCCTTCGTGAACGCCTGGTACGACAAGTCCCGGCGCGGGTTCGCGACCGGCGTCTTCGGAGCCGGGATGGGCGGAACGGCGTTGTCGGCCTTCTTCACCCCCCGGTTCGTGTCGTGGTTCGGATACATCGCGACGCACATCATCATCGCCGTCGCGCTCGCGGTGGTCGCCGTGGTCTGTTGGTTGTTCATGCGCGACTCACCCAGGTGGGCCGCGTCCCACGACTCGGTGGTCCCCAAACTGATCGGTGCGGCCAAACTGCCGATCACCTGGCAGCTCGGTTTTCTCTACGCTGCGGCGTTCGGCGGCTTCGTCGCCTTCAGCACCTACCTGCCGACCTACCTCAAAGACGTCTACGACTTCGACCTCCAGGCGGCCGGCACGCGCACCGCCGGTTTCGCGATCGCGGCCGTCATCGCCCGGCCCGTCGGCGGTGTCCTGTCCGATCGCTTCGGACCGCGCATCATCACCGTGATCTCCTGTGGCGGTGCCGCCGTGCTCGCCGTGTGGATGATCACCAAGCCGCCCCTCGAGATACCCGCCGGTCTCGACTTCGTCCTGATGGCGGTCTGCATGGGACTCGGTTCGGGGTCGGTCTTCAGCTGGGTCGCGCAGGCCGCGCCCGCCGAGCGGGTCGGTTCGGTCACCGGGATCGTGGGTGCCCTCGGCGGGCTCGGCGGCTTCTTCCCGCCCATGGTCATGGGGGCCACCTACGACGCGACCACCCACAGCTACACGATCGGGCTCGTGCTGCTGGTCGTCTTCGCCACGTGCGCGGCCCTGTTCACCGTGTTCGGCATCCGACGCACGGCGAACACCTGA
- a CDS encoding DUF4262 domain-containing protein, with amino-acid sequence MSDHAAAIRGLPRWHPNPLIRSTIETIRRCGWQVTSVGEADAEFDAPPADARTECGFSYTSGLSLHSIPELSIYGVDPLTATHVLNELGALLHQEDWRDLVAAQSDIPLQTVAVTVRLIEQLDHDELLLANLLFPDHPKLQVVWPDDHGHLPWEDGYTLLPMHQPVKGMPQLLDPPRPQPRLLTTESGPDRTRPRRARRISGH; translated from the coding sequence ATGTCAGACCACGCTGCCGCGATCCGAGGTCTGCCCCGGTGGCATCCCAATCCGCTCATCCGTTCCACCATCGAGACCATCCGGCGCTGCGGCTGGCAGGTGACCTCGGTCGGCGAGGCGGACGCCGAGTTCGACGCACCGCCTGCAGATGCTCGAACCGAGTGCGGGTTCTCCTACACCTCCGGACTCTCGCTGCACTCGATCCCGGAGCTCTCGATCTACGGCGTCGATCCCCTGACCGCGACACACGTGCTGAACGAACTGGGCGCCCTGCTCCACCAGGAGGACTGGCGTGATCTCGTCGCCGCGCAGTCCGACATCCCGTTGCAGACGGTCGCCGTGACCGTCCGACTCATCGAGCAACTCGACCACGACGAGCTGCTCCTGGCGAACCTGTTGTTCCCCGACCACCCGAAACTGCAGGTGGTCTGGCCCGACGACCACGGCCACCTCCCATGGGAAGACGGCTACACCCTGCTCCCGATGCACCAGCCGGTGAAGGGGATGCCGCAACTCCTGGATCCCCCGCGCCCGCAACCACGCCTTCTCACAACCGAATCCGGGCCCGACCGAACCCGCCCGCGACGGGCACGTCGCATCTCGGGTCACTGA
- a CDS encoding O-antigen ligase family protein, with product MAHLPVVVAALVALVLAVAFVAVIYRRPQRGLLVLAALTPLDGLLDIAPLPGVASAWKEGVLALTLICAANRRVRPADRTDPPLQLPWWPAAAVLVAFGVVSALYVYGPIGLYGVKVTFFYLFVVLALWLTPFDALDRDRLVSIIMALGVLTTLVGIGQQLLGPARLVELGYTFGEQVRTSGPLFRTFSTFNQPFGFGLFVMLALLVGGAVALSDTARRRNRLFLVCWPVMAITMATSVVRAAILGLIVGVIWLAALRFRRLIAPLLAVGVVAVISLPFLPSNITKVFFSSSSLSQRGSGWGEIFASIWVHPLGTGLASSGSAADAMSAAQGDTTRTITAGAGGTVQQLSKNYQPDNYYVKLLIELGPIGLWLFLALIVTAIIWCVQYSRRMPDPDGALVLGVSASMVAAMVACLVATYFEIFPLDFYFWLLLGAAGCATAQHESRTVRLHFVPEAAASRPTSANS from the coding sequence GTGGCGCACCTCCCGGTCGTGGTCGCTGCACTCGTCGCCCTCGTCCTCGCGGTCGCCTTCGTCGCCGTCATCTACCGGCGTCCGCAACGCGGTCTCCTGGTCTTGGCCGCGCTCACCCCCCTCGACGGTCTCCTCGACATCGCCCCGTTGCCCGGCGTCGCCTCGGCGTGGAAGGAGGGCGTCCTCGCGCTGACGCTGATCTGCGCGGCCAATCGCCGGGTCCGGCCCGCCGACCGGACGGACCCGCCGTTGCAGCTGCCGTGGTGGCCGGCCGCGGCCGTGCTGGTCGCGTTCGGGGTCGTGTCGGCGCTCTACGTCTACGGCCCCATCGGGCTGTACGGCGTCAAGGTCACCTTCTTCTACCTCTTCGTGGTCCTCGCGCTATGGCTGACGCCGTTCGACGCGCTCGACCGCGACCGACTGGTCTCGATCATCATGGCGCTCGGGGTGCTCACCACCCTCGTGGGCATCGGCCAGCAGCTCCTGGGTCCGGCGCGGCTGGTCGAACTCGGCTACACCTTCGGCGAGCAGGTGCGGACGAGCGGTCCGCTGTTCCGGACGTTCAGCACGTTCAATCAGCCCTTCGGTTTCGGACTCTTCGTCATGCTGGCCCTGCTCGTCGGCGGAGCAGTGGCGCTGTCGGACACCGCCCGCCGGCGCAACCGGTTGTTCCTCGTCTGCTGGCCGGTCATGGCGATCACGATGGCCACGTCGGTGGTGCGGGCGGCGATCCTCGGCCTCATCGTCGGTGTGATCTGGCTTGCGGCCCTTCGCTTCCGCCGCCTCATCGCCCCGCTGCTCGCAGTCGGGGTCGTCGCCGTCATCTCGCTGCCGTTCCTGCCGTCGAACATCACCAAGGTGTTCTTCTCGTCGAGCAGCCTGAGTCAGCGCGGCTCCGGGTGGGGTGAGATCTTCGCGAGCATCTGGGTGCACCCGCTCGGGACCGGCCTGGCGTCGAGCGGATCGGCGGCCGACGCGATGTCGGCGGCCCAGGGCGACACGACGCGGACGATCACCGCCGGCGCCGGCGGTACCGTGCAGCAGTTGTCGAAGAACTACCAGCCGGACAACTACTACGTGAAGCTGCTCATCGAACTCGGGCCGATCGGGTTGTGGTTGTTCCTGGCCCTGATCGTGACCGCGATCATCTGGTGCGTGCAGTACTCGCGCCGGATGCCCGACCCGGATGGAGCCCTCGTCCTGGGTGTCAGTGCGTCCATGGTCGCGGCGATGGTGGCCTGCCTGGTCGCCACCTACTTCGAGATCTTCCCGCTCGACTTCTACTTCTGGTTACTGTTGGGAGCTGCTGGATGCGCGACGGCACAACACGAATCACGTACGGTGCGCTTGCACTTCGTCCCGGAGGCAGCGGCGTCCAGACCTACATCCGCGAACTCCTGA
- a CDS encoding glycosyltransferase family 4 protein yields MSAVVQTDAVGELPPAITPVERPVADGVRRAVFGVLPTRSGGVFHGLDVDLPVAGPATTVATVHDLSVLDMPSASSRFRAAGESVLVRTTLRRADVLIAVSEFTAERIRETCGRDAHVTELAPADWARPPAPADVERVRAKYDLPERFVMQIGTVEPRKNVELVAAVARRLDIPCVLGGAGSTGPGAPSSAVGLGYVDVGDLPALYAAATVTAYASFYEGYGLPPVEAMACGGAVVASAVGALPQVVGDGATLVHGHDEDDWVRALEPLVRDDSARTELVAAGTSVASALSWDTTARRTVEAYRAGGIDIPGAGRREP; encoded by the coding sequence CTGTCCGCAGTCGTGCAGACCGACGCGGTCGGCGAACTGCCCCCGGCGATCACCCCGGTGGAGCGTCCCGTCGCCGACGGTGTCCGACGGGCGGTGTTCGGCGTACTCCCCACCCGCTCGGGCGGCGTGTTCCACGGTCTCGACGTCGACCTACCAGTCGCCGGCCCCGCCACCACGGTCGCGACCGTGCACGACCTGTCGGTGCTCGACATGCCGTCCGCGTCGAGCCGGTTTCGCGCCGCGGGCGAATCCGTACTCGTCCGCACGACCCTCCGTCGGGCCGACGTGCTGATCGCCGTCTCCGAGTTCACCGCCGAACGAATCCGCGAGACCTGCGGACGGGATGCCCACGTCACCGAACTCGCGCCCGCCGACTGGGCCCGCCCACCCGCGCCGGCCGATGTCGAACGGGTTCGGGCGAAATACGATCTGCCGGAACGCTTCGTGATGCAGATCGGCACCGTCGAACCCCGCAAGAACGTCGAACTCGTCGCGGCGGTCGCCCGGCGCCTCGACATTCCGTGCGTGCTCGGCGGCGCGGGTTCGACGGGCCCGGGCGCCCCGTCGTCGGCGGTCGGGCTCGGTTACGTCGATGTCGGGGACCTGCCGGCGCTCTACGCCGCGGCGACCGTGACCGCCTACGCCTCGTTCTACGAGGGTTACGGCCTTCCGCCCGTCGAGGCGATGGCCTGTGGCGGTGCCGTCGTCGCGAGCGCGGTGGGCGCGCTTCCCCAGGTCGTGGGTGACGGCGCGACACTGGTGCACGGCCACGACGAGGACGACTGGGTCCGTGCCCTCGAACCCCTCGTGCGCGACGACTCGGCGCGCACCGAACTCGTCGCCGCCGGCACCTCGGTGGCGTCAGCCCTCAGCTGGGACACCACGGCCCGCCGGACGGTCGAGGCCTACCGGGCCGGCGGCATCGACATACCCGGTGCGGGGCGCCGTGAGCCCTGA
- a CDS encoding flippase gives MSPDVTGPLPSDALVDQQAEAELLARATGAGSAAGGPNTTGAGSAASGPRITGAGSAASGPTTAPAAEPGAHPASDARAATRATIAMLTSRVVIAALGWAGSVLIARTLSPEDWGTYSFVFALLGLTAIFTDLGVGRAVMARLISDDPDDVAKTSSAFIALRVVLGLLGYLIAVAYVIVLQYPGDVIRATAIAGLVVVFATPAQALTVIFQSRHRLLLTAIAESLGQVLQLALTIAAVLVAPALLVFVLAPVANEILSLIIKVVGIARRSSGLRPSRVVEWSRWKPMLSDALPLALGLALTIALQKVDVLLLSLLDSLDAVGIYSIGYKFSDIMDTFILAAIGPVSTLLVAAWPDQSAVLRQRCRSAAVVFAAGGAVAVAAFWPSAGPIIGLLYGDRFVVGADAARLLVLGAALTAFIVLGIFLLAATGRANRYPWIAVGGLALNVVLNLILIPRYSYDGAAFSTVITFALAVVALWVVIGRTLPITGLLPLGALTTLTLLTVAACAIGVWLADSVPWPVISAGTALIVAGPAVLLTRAVTTPPGRHTKVVR, from the coding sequence GTGAGCCCTGACGTCACCGGCCCGCTGCCGTCCGATGCGCTGGTGGATCAGCAGGCCGAAGCCGAGCTGCTGGCCCGCGCGACCGGTGCCGGGAGCGCAGCGGGCGGGCCGAACACCACCGGCGCCGGGAGCGCAGCGAGCGGGCCGAGAATCACCGGCGCCGGGAGCGCAGCGAGCGGGCCGACGACTGCGCCGGCCGCCGAGCCCGGCGCGCACCCGGCCTCGGATGCGCGGGCCGCCACCCGTGCCACCATCGCGATGCTGACCAGTCGCGTGGTCATCGCCGCCCTCGGCTGGGCCGGGAGCGTCCTCATCGCGCGCACCCTGTCCCCGGAGGACTGGGGCACCTACTCCTTCGTGTTCGCGCTGCTCGGTCTGACCGCGATCTTCACCGACCTCGGGGTCGGCCGGGCGGTGATGGCCCGGCTCATCTCCGACGACCCCGACGACGTCGCGAAGACGTCCTCGGCGTTCATCGCCCTGCGGGTGGTGCTCGGCCTTCTCGGCTACCTGATCGCCGTCGCCTACGTGATCGTGCTGCAGTATCCCGGCGACGTGATCCGCGCGACCGCGATCGCCGGACTCGTCGTCGTGTTCGCCACGCCCGCACAGGCACTCACGGTCATCTTCCAGAGCCGGCACCGCCTCCTGCTCACCGCGATCGCCGAGAGCCTGGGCCAGGTTCTGCAGCTGGCGCTGACCATCGCCGCCGTGCTCGTAGCGCCGGCACTGCTGGTGTTCGTACTCGCCCCGGTCGCGAACGAGATCCTGTCGCTGATCATCAAGGTCGTCGGGATCGCGCGCCGGTCGTCGGGACTGCGGCCGTCGCGGGTCGTCGAATGGTCGCGATGGAAACCGATGCTCTCCGATGCCCTTCCGCTCGCACTGGGCCTCGCCCTGACCATCGCGCTGCAGAAGGTCGACGTCCTGCTGCTGAGTCTGCTCGATTCCCTCGACGCGGTCGGCATCTACAGCATCGGGTACAAGTTCTCCGACATCATGGACACCTTCATCCTGGCCGCGATCGGACCCGTCAGCACCCTGCTGGTCGCCGCCTGGCCCGACCAGTCGGCGGTCCTGCGCCAGCGGTGCCGGAGTGCGGCGGTGGTGTTCGCCGCGGGCGGTGCCGTGGCCGTGGCCGCCTTCTGGCCGAGCGCCGGCCCGATCATCGGACTCCTGTACGGCGACCGGTTCGTCGTCGGGGCCGACGCCGCGCGGCTGCTCGTTCTGGGCGCGGCGCTCACCGCCTTCATCGTGCTAGGCATCTTCCTGCTCGCGGCGACCGGTCGGGCGAATCGCTACCCGTGGATCGCGGTCGGCGGCCTGGCACTCAACGTGGTGCTCAACCTGATCCTGATCCCGCGGTACTCCTATGACGGGGCCGCCTTCTCCACCGTCATCACCTTCGCCCTCGCGGTGGTGGCACTGTGGGTAGTCATCGGTCGGACGCTGCCCATCACGGGTCTGCTCCCACTCGGCGCACTCACCACGTTGACCCTGTTGACGGTGGCGGCGTGCGCCATCGGGGTCTGGCTCGCAGATTCGGTTCCCTGGCCGGTCATCTCGGCCGGTACCGCACTGATCGTCGCCGGACCCGCGGTACTGCTCACCCGGGCGGTGACCACGCCGCCCGGACGACACACGAAGGTGGTCCGATGA
- a CDS encoding glycosyltransferase family 4 protein: MTDSEHPCTIVFVAHTGQVSGAEKVMLDLIDVALERGHPVRVVSPDGPLVGRLPVPVDHVSIPPLGLSGERGVARLAGAGRLLLDWVRAGRTLRRVTRRSDTSTIVNSLFALPAVRVAQPTGRVSWLVHDTLTSGRQRAVIRVSAPVIRRAVAVSEATSVPLADLGLPVVVAHNGVTWPVPALPTGLHDPPVVGMLALLTPWKGHIVALDAVAGLPDVELEFAGGSFPGDADHVAALHARAARPDLAGRVRFLGHTDLRAALERWDVVLSASVTPEAGPLSVLEAMAYGTPVIGTDHGGTTEFLRDGAGVLVPPSDPAALAAAISRVLDDADLRRSLTAEARRRIADGHDKSATLPRMLDELLSG; this comes from the coding sequence ATGACCGATTCCGAGCACCCGTGCACGATCGTCTTCGTCGCGCACACCGGCCAGGTCTCCGGGGCGGAGAAGGTGATGCTCGATCTGATCGACGTCGCGCTCGAGCGCGGCCACCCGGTGCGGGTCGTCAGTCCCGACGGCCCCCTGGTGGGACGACTCCCGGTCCCGGTCGACCATGTGTCCATCCCGCCGCTCGGCCTGAGCGGCGAGCGCGGTGTGGCGCGCCTCGCGGGTGCCGGTCGCCTCCTGCTCGACTGGGTACGCGCTGGTCGCACCCTGCGCCGGGTGACACGTCGGTCCGACACCTCGACGATCGTCAACTCCTTGTTCGCACTCCCCGCCGTACGCGTCGCGCAACCGACGGGCCGCGTCTCCTGGCTCGTGCACGACACCCTGACGTCGGGGCGGCAGCGCGCCGTCATCCGCGTCAGCGCACCCGTGATCCGGCGCGCCGTGGCGGTGTCGGAGGCGACGTCGGTCCCCCTCGCGGACCTCGGTCTGCCGGTCGTCGTGGCCCACAACGGAGTCACCTGGCCGGTCCCCGCGCTGCCCACCGGGCTCCACGACCCACCGGTCGTCGGGATGCTGGCTCTGCTCACCCCCTGGAAGGGGCACATCGTCGCGCTCGACGCGGTCGCCGGTCTGCCGGACGTCGAACTGGAGTTCGCCGGGGGCTCCTTCCCCGGGGACGCCGATCACGTTGCCGCACTGCATGCCCGGGCCGCCAGACCGGACCTCGCCGGACGCGTCCGGTTCCTCGGGCACACCGATCTCCGCGCCGCCCTGGAGCGGTGGGATGTCGTGCTCTCGGCGAGTGTGACGCCCGAGGCCGGACCGCTCTCGGTCCTCGAGGCGATGGCCTACGGCACACCGGTCATCGGCACGGATCACGGCGGCACCACCGAGTTCCTACGGGACGGCGCCGGAGTCCTCGTCCCGCCGTCGGATCCCGCCGCGCTGGCCGCGGCGATCAGCCGCGTCCTCGACGACGCCGACCTGCGCCGTTCGCTGACCGCGGAGGCGCGTCGTCGGATCGCGGACGGACACGACAAGTCGGCGACCCTACCGCGTATGCTCGACGAGTTGTTGTCCGGCTGA